One stretch of Ipomoea triloba cultivar NCNSP0323 chromosome 8, ASM357664v1 DNA includes these proteins:
- the LOC116027573 gene encoding protein THYLAKOID ASSEMBLY 8-like, chloroplastic: MRERSKTLTSPIAKILGFTFRTKPKSSITATNLSTDCSRLQLLSHPSSAQPPSQNLQSSIASALNSGSLLCLCLDEFHSTTKFPLSLKGYQERVYNFVNPLSPQLAILLSEHLGFMGCLRVHLPQLGLYPNIKFPKIQPKRFSISPISSVKVICGLRSRPRKPLWRSRVLSTETIQAVQSMKLAAKTPNKLEEVFKTQVSRLLKGDLLDALTELLRQNELELALKVFNHVRNEIWYVPDLSIYNDMLMLLGRNKLIEMVEKLFCDLKKEGLKPDTRTYTELIGAYFKVDMIEKAIETYELMKASHCVPDKLVMTIMIKNLEDTKHEEVAKRVKKDCEQYFDYPEKFLEEVERQYPKRRSLTIV, translated from the exons ATGAGAGAAAGGAGTAAAACCCTGACGTCACCCATAGCCAAAATCTTGGGTTTTACCTTCCGCACCAAGCCAAAATCTTCCATCACCGCCACAAATCTCTCGACCGATTGCTCTCGCCTTCAATTGCTCTCCCATCCGTCAAGCGCTCAACCTCCAAGTCAAAACCTTCAATCTTCCATTGCTTCTGCGCTCAACTCTGGCTCTCTGCTCTGCCTCTGTCTGGACGAGTTTCATTCAACTACAAAGTTCCCTTTGAGCCTG aaAGGCTACCAAGAACGTGTTTACAACTTTGTCAATCCTTTGTCCCCTCAATTAGCCATCCTGTTGTCAGAG CACCTAGGTTTTATGGGTTGTCTAAGAGTTCATCTTCCTCAACTGGGTTTATACCCAAACATCAAATTTCCCAAAATTCAACCTAAACGTTTCAGTATTTCTCCTATTTCTTCCGTGAAAGTAATCTGTGGTTTGAGGAGTAGGCCAAGAAAACCCTTGTGGAGGTCAAGGGTGTTGTCTACAGAGACCATACAAGCAGTCCAGTCCATGAAATTAGCTGCAAAAACGCCTAATAAACTGGAAGAAGTTTTCAAGACCCAAGTGAGCAGACTCTTGAAGGGTGATTTGCTGGATGCCTTAACTGAGTTGCTGAGGCAAAACGAATTGGAGCTAGCTCTCAAG GTTTTCAACCATGTGAGGAATGAAATTTGGTATGTTCCAGATCTTTCCATTTATAATGACATGTTAATGTTGTTGGGAAGGAACAAACTGATTGAAATGGTTGAGAAGCTCTTTTGTGACCTGAAGAAAGAGGGCTTAAAACCCGACACCCGGACATACACTGAGCTGATTGGAGCATACTTTAAAGTGGATATGATAGAAAAAGCCATCGAGACGTATGAATTGATGAAGGCATCACATTGTGTACCAGATAAGTTGGTCATGACAATCATGATAAAGAACCTTGAAGACACCAAGCATGAAGAAGTTGCCAAAAGAGTGAAGAAAGATTGTGAGCAGTATTTTGACTACCCCGAGAAATTcctagaagaagttgaaagaCAATAT CCAAAGCGAAGGTCCCTTACTATTGTGTGA